From the genome of Gracilibacillus salitolerans, one region includes:
- the recD2 gene encoding SF1B family DNA helicase RecD2 has product MENSQAAEQKNFIKGEMIHTIFENKQEHFSIAKIKILETNQQFDETEVVVKGYFRRLDPGETYEFYGRVVDHKRFGRQFQVESYQRFLPESKEGVIAYLSSDLFPGIGKKTAERIVDTIGESALSKILNDQSVLSQVKGLTKDKQEKIYQILHENQGFEHIVIALSKYGFGLKMAQKMYTAFKDNTLETLQTNPYAFVFDVDGFGFLRADQMAKENNIPIDHPTRLQAACIYILQNSIQDGHVYLPIDQLLYEMDLLLDGEANKIDIDKMTAQIVELNKEKQIIVTDKKVYLPSLYYSETGFCAQIKRIADKKIERVFTDAELLKIVGAIEEEEVLSYGKEQYQALETALSEKIFILTGGPGTGKTTVIKGIINAYAEIHDLSLDRDDYKDDEEYPFVLTAPTGRAAKRMKESTGIDSVTIHRLLGWDGNETFDKDENNQLEGKVLVIDEFSMVDIWLAYQLFRAIPDDMQIVIVGDEDQLPSVGPGHVLADLLKSDVVSSVSLKEVYRQKEGSKIIQLAHEIKNNNVQPDSLAKANDFNFLTCPDYQVVDIVTQVVKKAHDKGVDLRQIQVLAPMYRSKAGIHRLNEELQAVINPPQQGRREMRFGDTVFRKGDKVIQLVNQAEDGVFNGDIGEVVAIFEKDENVEQEEQVVVSFDEKEVAYAKADLLNLMHAYCTSIHKSQGSEFQIVILPIIQGYNRMLRKNLIYTAITRAKQSLVICGDKSAFLRGVKTEDTNQRYTSLVPYLHELFQVQENSAENEREQKLTADEQLLAVEVGQEDFSPYDFMELN; this is encoded by the coding sequence ATGGAGAATAGCCAGGCAGCCGAACAAAAAAATTTCATAAAAGGTGAAATGATCCATACTATTTTTGAAAATAAACAAGAGCATTTCTCCATTGCAAAGATCAAAATTCTCGAAACCAATCAGCAATTTGATGAAACAGAAGTTGTTGTAAAAGGATATTTCCGTCGCTTAGATCCTGGCGAGACATACGAATTTTATGGGCGAGTTGTCGATCATAAACGATTTGGTCGTCAGTTCCAAGTCGAAAGCTACCAACGTTTTCTCCCAGAATCGAAAGAAGGCGTCATTGCCTATTTATCTAGTGATCTTTTTCCTGGTATCGGTAAAAAAACAGCGGAACGAATTGTCGATACTATAGGAGAATCAGCATTATCTAAGATTCTTAATGATCAATCTGTTCTGTCTCAGGTAAAAGGGTTAACTAAAGATAAACAAGAAAAAATCTATCAGATACTCCATGAAAATCAAGGTTTTGAACATATTGTGATTGCATTGTCGAAATACGGATTTGGCCTTAAGATGGCCCAAAAAATGTACACGGCTTTTAAAGATAACACGTTAGAAACGTTGCAAACTAATCCATATGCCTTTGTTTTCGATGTAGACGGATTTGGTTTCTTACGAGCAGATCAAATGGCAAAAGAAAATAATATTCCGATTGACCATCCTACGAGATTACAAGCGGCATGTATTTATATTTTGCAAAACAGTATACAGGACGGTCATGTCTATCTACCAATCGATCAGTTGTTATATGAGATGGACCTTTTATTGGACGGTGAAGCAAATAAGATTGATATTGACAAAATGACTGCTCAGATTGTCGAGTTAAACAAAGAAAAACAAATCATAGTTACGGATAAAAAAGTGTACTTGCCATCTCTTTATTATTCGGAAACAGGTTTTTGTGCCCAAATTAAACGGATTGCTGACAAAAAGATCGAACGAGTATTTACGGATGCAGAACTGTTAAAAATAGTAGGGGCTATTGAGGAAGAAGAAGTTTTAAGCTATGGAAAAGAGCAGTATCAAGCGTTGGAGACAGCCTTATCAGAGAAAATTTTCATCTTAACAGGTGGTCCAGGTACGGGGAAGACAACAGTTATTAAAGGAATTATTAATGCTTATGCAGAGATTCATGACCTTTCATTAGACCGAGATGATTATAAAGATGACGAAGAGTACCCGTTTGTATTAACAGCACCAACTGGACGTGCGGCAAAAAGGATGAAGGAATCAACAGGAATTGACAGTGTTACCATTCACCGCTTATTAGGCTGGGATGGTAATGAAACATTTGATAAAGATGAGAATAATCAATTAGAAGGCAAAGTTCTCGTGATTGACGAATTTTCCATGGTTGATATTTGGCTTGCTTATCAGTTGTTTCGTGCAATTCCTGATGACATGCAAATTGTGATTGTAGGGGATGAAGATCAACTACCATCTGTCGGACCAGGCCATGTACTTGCAGATCTGCTAAAAAGTGATGTCGTTTCATCCGTCTCCCTCAAAGAAGTGTACCGTCAAAAAGAGGGTTCCAAAATCATTCAGCTTGCCCATGAAATCAAAAATAATAACGTACAGCCAGACAGTTTAGCAAAGGCAAATGATTTTAATTTTTTAACTTGCCCGGATTACCAGGTTGTCGATATTGTAACTCAAGTAGTGAAAAAAGCACATGACAAAGGAGTGGACCTTCGTCAAATTCAGGTGTTAGCACCTATGTATCGTTCCAAAGCAGGTATTCATCGTTTAAATGAAGAGCTTCAAGCAGTGATCAACCCACCTCAACAGGGTAGAAGAGAAATGCGTTTCGGTGATACCGTTTTTCGAAAAGGGGATAAGGTTATCCAGCTTGTTAATCAAGCGGAAGATGGTGTGTTTAATGGTGATATTGGAGAAGTTGTTGCCATTTTTGAAAAAGATGAGAATGTCGAACAAGAGGAACAAGTTGTCGTAAGTTTTGATGAAAAAGAGGTAGCTTATGCTAAAGCCGATCTGTTGAATCTGATGCATGCTTACTGTACGTCTATTCATAAGTCACAAGGTAGTGAATTTCAAATTGTCATTTTGCCAATTATCCAGGGATACAATCGGATGCTCCGCAAAAATTTGATCTATACAGCGATTACTCGTGCTAAACAATCGCTTGTCATATGTGGTGATAAATCGGCATTCTTACGTGGAGTAAAAACAGAAGATACGAATCAGCGTTATACATCGCTTGTACCTTATTTGCATGAATTATTCCAGGTACAAGAAAATTCAGCAGAAAATGAAAGAGAACAGAAATTAACAGCAGATGAACAACTACTTGCTGTAGAAGTAGGACAGGAAGACTTTTCGCCATATGATTTTATGGAGTTAAACTAG
- a CDS encoding IreB family regulatory phosphoprotein codes for MDGMDKTMKFDFSEEPIEQNVEEVLLLVHNALEEKGYHPINQIVGYLLSGDPAYIPRHKDARNLIRRIERDEIIEELVKYYISANNKK; via the coding sequence ATGGATGGAATGGACAAGACAATGAAATTTGATTTTTCTGAAGAGCCCATTGAGCAAAATGTCGAAGAAGTGTTGTTGTTAGTGCATAATGCGCTTGAGGAAAAAGGATATCATCCGATTAATCAAATTGTTGGATATTTATTATCAGGTGACCCGGCTTATATTCCACGACATAAGGATGCACGAAATTTAATAAGGAGAATTGAGCGCGATGAAATCATTGAAGAGTTAGTAAAGTATTACATTAGCGCCAATAATAAGAAATGA
- the ruvX gene encoding Holliday junction resolvase RuvX, with the protein MTKVLGLDVGSKTIGIAISDALGWTAQGLTTIHWQEPDYKSVEDTFKQLIDEHTIEKVVIGLPKNMDGSIGFRGEASQDFAKFIEDTFSKEVIFWDERLTTMAAEKVLLEADMSRAKRKKVIDKMAAVMILQGYLDSQP; encoded by the coding sequence ATGACAAAAGTATTAGGACTGGATGTAGGATCAAAAACGATCGGTATTGCGATCAGTGATGCATTAGGATGGACTGCACAAGGTTTAACAACGATTCATTGGCAGGAACCAGATTATAAATCGGTAGAAGATACGTTTAAACAATTGATCGATGAACATACTATAGAAAAAGTCGTGATTGGCTTACCCAAAAATATGGATGGCTCAATTGGCTTTAGAGGTGAAGCTTCTCAAGATTTTGCGAAGTTTATAGAAGATACCTTTTCAAAAGAGGTTATTTTTTGGGATGAACGACTCACAACGATGGCTGCTGAGAAAGTGTTGCTAGAAGCGGATATGAGCCGTGCAAAGCGAAAGAAAGTAATCGACAAGATGGCAGCTGTCATGATTTTGCAAGGTTATTTAGATAGTCAACCATGA
- a CDS encoding DUF1292 domain-containing protein, which translates to MALEEKERIIIPDENGEEHLFEVLFTFDVDQTQESYVAVVPAEQKEDEEVEVFAFRYEEKENDDDLALYHIESDDEWDMVEEVLNTVADNDLTE; encoded by the coding sequence ATGGCACTAGAAGAAAAAGAACGTATCATCATTCCCGATGAAAATGGAGAAGAACATTTATTTGAAGTCCTATTTACGTTTGATGTGGACCAAACACAAGAATCATATGTAGCAGTGGTACCAGCGGAACAGAAAGAAGACGAAGAAGTAGAAGTGTTCGCTTTTCGTTATGAAGAAAAAGAAAATGACGACGACCTTGCTCTATACCATATCGAATCAGATGATGAGTGGGACATGGTCGAAGAAGTACTGAATACAGTAGCAGACAACGACTTAACAGAATAA
- the alaS gene encoding alanine--tRNA ligase, whose product MNNLTSAQVRQMFLDFFKEKGHSIEPSASLVPKDDPTLLWINSGVATLKKYFDGRVVPENPRITNAQKSIRTNDITNVGYTARHHTFFEMLGNFSIGDYFKEEAIVFAWEFLTGDKWIGFDPEKLSVTVHPEDEEAYVLWRDKIRLPEERIIRLEENFWDIGEGPSGPNTEIFYDRGEAYGNDPNDPELYPGGENERYLEIWNLVFSQFNHNPDDTYTPLPKKNIDTGMGLERLVSVIQDTKTNFETDLFLPIIKETEKLADTTYNAKEETDVSFKVIADHIRTVTFAVSDGALPSNEGRGYVLRRLLRRAVRYAKQIGIEKPFMYQLVPTVGMIMEAFYPEVKNKTDFIQNVIKTEEERFHETLQEGLQILNTIIEQEKAKGNKVFPGEEVFRLYDTYGFPKELTEEYAGEAGFTLDEAGFEKEMTKQRDRARNARQKVDSMQIQDGVLNEINTESSFVGYEYLQAETTVIEMVADKERVKSVTAGNEAYVILAETPFYAESGGQIADKGTISYEGGHAEVQDVQKAPNGQNLHRILIQEGTLTKGQAVKAQVEKTSRQYIIKNHTATHLLHQALKDVLGEHVNQAGSLVASERLRFDFSHFGAISEQEITEIEQQVNEKIWASITVSISNKGIQEAKEMGAMALFGEKYGDIVRVVEIGDYSIELCGGCHVQNSAEIGLFKIVSESGIGAGTRRIEAVTAKSAYQFVNGKHQLLQTAANQLKTKEDQVPERLEHLFKDMKEQQRQIESLRAKLSQLEATSILDDVQEVNGINVLAKKVDVSDMNQLRQMVDEMKQKLESGIILLAAVNNDKVQLASGVTKDLVTKGYHAGNLIKETAKICGGGGGGRPDMAQAGGKDATKLSEALAYVEKYAQEVQ is encoded by the coding sequence ATGAACAATTTAACATCTGCTCAAGTGCGACAAATGTTTTTAGACTTTTTTAAAGAAAAAGGTCATAGTATTGAACCAAGTGCATCGCTCGTTCCTAAAGATGATCCGACATTATTGTGGATCAATAGTGGTGTGGCCACATTAAAAAAATACTTTGATGGTCGTGTAGTACCAGAGAATCCCCGTATTACGAATGCTCAGAAATCCATTCGCACGAACGACATCACCAATGTCGGTTATACCGCAAGACACCATACGTTCTTTGAAATGTTAGGTAACTTCTCGATTGGCGATTATTTCAAGGAAGAAGCAATCGTCTTTGCCTGGGAATTTTTAACCGGTGACAAATGGATCGGCTTTGATCCTGAGAAACTATCAGTTACCGTGCATCCGGAAGATGAAGAAGCATATGTTCTTTGGCGTGATAAAATTAGATTACCGGAAGAGCGTATTATCCGCCTAGAAGAAAACTTCTGGGATATCGGGGAAGGCCCAAGTGGACCAAATACCGAAATTTTCTATGATCGTGGCGAAGCTTATGGTAATGATCCAAATGATCCGGAACTGTACCCTGGTGGTGAAAATGAACGCTATTTGGAGATCTGGAATCTTGTGTTCTCGCAGTTTAACCATAATCCTGATGATACCTATACACCATTACCAAAGAAAAATATTGATACCGGTATGGGACTCGAACGTCTTGTTAGTGTGATCCAAGATACGAAAACGAATTTTGAAACAGATTTATTTTTACCTATTATTAAAGAAACAGAAAAGCTTGCTGATACCACATATAATGCAAAAGAAGAAACAGACGTGTCCTTCAAGGTGATTGCCGATCATATCCGTACGGTTACGTTTGCGGTGAGTGATGGCGCACTACCATCAAATGAAGGCCGTGGGTATGTATTACGACGTCTTTTACGTAGAGCGGTTCGCTATGCCAAACAAATCGGAATAGAGAAGCCGTTTATGTATCAGCTTGTTCCAACTGTAGGTATGATTATGGAAGCTTTCTATCCAGAAGTGAAGAATAAAACAGACTTTATTCAAAATGTTATTAAAACAGAGGAAGAGCGGTTCCATGAAACATTGCAAGAAGGATTGCAAATCTTAAATACTATCATTGAACAAGAGAAGGCAAAAGGAAATAAAGTATTCCCTGGTGAGGAAGTCTTCCGCCTTTATGACACTTACGGATTTCCAAAAGAGTTAACAGAAGAGTACGCAGGTGAAGCAGGGTTTACGCTTGATGAAGCAGGCTTTGAGAAAGAAATGACCAAGCAGCGTGACAGAGCACGTAATGCCCGACAAAAAGTCGATTCGATGCAAATTCAGGATGGCGTATTAAACGAAATTAACACAGAAAGCTCTTTTGTAGGCTATGAGTACCTACAGGCAGAAACAACTGTAATTGAGATGGTCGCTGATAAAGAACGAGTAAAATCTGTTACAGCTGGAAATGAAGCATACGTTATACTTGCTGAAACACCTTTTTATGCGGAAAGCGGTGGACAGATTGCTGATAAAGGTACGATTTCCTATGAAGGTGGTCATGCTGAAGTACAGGATGTTCAGAAAGCACCAAACGGACAAAACCTACACCGAATTCTAATTCAGGAAGGTACGTTAACAAAAGGACAGGCCGTTAAAGCACAAGTAGAAAAAACATCTCGTCAGTATATCATTAAAAATCACACGGCAACACACCTCCTGCATCAAGCATTAAAAGATGTGTTAGGGGAACACGTAAACCAAGCCGGTTCATTAGTAGCGAGTGAGCGTCTGCGTTTTGACTTCTCTCATTTCGGAGCAATATCGGAACAGGAAATTACTGAGATAGAACAACAAGTAAACGAAAAAATTTGGGCATCGATTACAGTTTCCATTAGTAATAAAGGAATCCAAGAAGCAAAAGAAATGGGAGCCATGGCCTTATTTGGTGAAAAATATGGTGACATCGTACGTGTGGTTGAAATCGGGGATTATAGTATTGAACTGTGTGGAGGTTGCCACGTTCAAAATTCTGCAGAAATTGGTTTATTTAAGATAGTTTCCGAGTCAGGAATTGGTGCTGGTACACGAAGAATTGAAGCTGTAACCGCAAAAAGCGCATATCAATTTGTTAATGGTAAACATCAATTGTTACAAACAGCTGCTAACCAATTGAAAACTAAAGAAGACCAAGTACCTGAACGTTTGGAACATCTATTTAAAGATATGAAAGAACAGCAACGTCAAATCGAATCATTACGAGCTAAACTTTCTCAACTAGAGGCGACTTCGATTTTAGATGATGTCCAAGAAGTAAACGGAATAAATGTACTTGCGAAAAAAGTAGATGTATCAGACATGAATCAATTACGTCAAATGGTAGACGAAATGAAACAAAAATTAGAATCAGGTATTATTTTGCTTGCTGCAGTCAATAATGACAAGGTACAGTTAGCATCAGGAGTTACCAAAGATTTAGTAACGAAAGGATACCATGCCGGTAATTTGATTAAAGAAACAGCGAAGATTTGTGGTGGCGGTGGCGGTGGTCGTCCAGATATGGCCCAAGCTGGTGGTAAAGATGCGACTAAATTATCAGAAGCACTTGCTTATGTAGAAAAATATGCGCAAGAGGTACAATAA
- a CDS encoding AI-2E family transporter, whose amino-acid sequence MKSNQAKIRIVLQLIILCLAVLFLYLMYILFPFYKHVLIVVLQVLAPFFIAGLIAYLLHPVVEEIYRFHIPRPLAIIFIYLLFFGLAGYGIYISFPMWMKQMQEMQQNIPQYVDAYRTFIYDIYDQTSFLSEGFHDHLDQLFENIETTLGEQLTNLLKNIPLLFDIFVMIAVIPILAFYFLKDYQKLQRSILRVIPQKYQAFTKKLAHDMEESLGQYIRGQILVCFLVGLVSYFLLRWVGMNYTVVLATIIGFTNFIPYFGPIIGAIPALLIAFTMSTEMVLYVLLVVIVIQITEGNLLSPFIVGKSIHIHPVYLILALFIAAQTAGVVGMIFAVPLLAVARVAVPLIVRQVKAIDR is encoded by the coding sequence ATGAAGTCCAATCAAGCCAAAATTCGCATCGTTCTGCAATTGATTATTCTATGCTTAGCAGTTCTGTTTCTCTATTTAATGTACATTCTGTTTCCTTTTTATAAGCATGTTCTTATCGTCGTTTTACAGGTGCTAGCACCTTTTTTCATCGCAGGATTAATCGCTTATCTATTACATCCAGTTGTTGAAGAAATTTATCGATTCCATATTCCAAGGCCACTGGCTATTATTTTCATATATCTACTTTTTTTTGGACTAGCAGGTTATGGAATTTATATATCCTTTCCGATGTGGATGAAGCAAATGCAGGAAATGCAACAGAATATTCCGCAATATGTAGATGCTTATCGCACATTTATCTATGATATTTATGATCAAACATCATTTCTGTCAGAGGGCTTTCATGATCATTTAGATCAACTCTTTGAAAATATTGAAACAACATTAGGGGAACAGCTTACCAACCTATTGAAAAATATCCCTTTGTTGTTTGATATTTTTGTTATGATAGCTGTGATTCCCATTTTAGCGTTTTACTTTCTAAAGGACTATCAGAAATTACAGAGAAGCATCCTAAGAGTCATCCCGCAAAAGTATCAAGCTTTTACGAAAAAATTAGCTCATGATATGGAAGAAAGTCTAGGTCAGTATATTCGCGGTCAAATATTAGTTTGTTTTCTCGTTGGTTTAGTGAGTTACTTTTTGTTAAGATGGGTTGGGATGAATTATACTGTCGTATTGGCAACGATTATCGGTTTTACGAACTTTATTCCATATTTTGGACCGATCATTGGAGCCATTCCCGCGCTTCTAATTGCCTTTACAATGTCAACGGAAATGGTGTTATATGTACTTTTGGTTGTTATAGTAATCCAAATAACAGAAGGTAATCTACTTTCGCCATTTATCGTAGGGAAAAGTATTCACATACATCCAGTGTATTTAATTTTAGCATTATTTATTGCAGCACAGACTGCTGGAGTCGTTGGGATGATATTTGCAGTCCCATTATTAGCAGTCGCCAGAGTTGCAGTCCCATTGATTGTTAGACAGGTAAAAGCAATTGACAGATAG
- the mltG gene encoding endolytic transglycosylase MltG, producing MSDDKSNVKEEKNKKSKKKLTYKEISQERAKEASIARKIIVIVLIVLTAIIVFGGFSGYKFVKNGVSPVDPDSEESIDVTIPLGSSSSDIATILEDEGIIANSLIYRFYIKFNNASDFQAGEYTLSPSMTLAEITAELETGSLQQEAQLRVTVPEGRSMEEIASIFQEHAGIDSEEFLEKMTDQSYMEKLIEQYPNILTEEILEEDIIYPLEGYLFPATYEFYTDDPTLDEIITQMLNKTNDVVVAYYDQIDALDFSIHEIITLASLVEEEAPTEEDRREIAGVFYNRLDEGMKLQTDPTVIYAHREHIPRLTYDHYEIDSPYNTYQVQGLPVGPIANFGESSLAAVLEPDETNYLYFLADSDGNVHYSTTYEEHQKLEDQYIHNE from the coding sequence ATGAGTGATGATAAAAGTAATGTAAAAGAAGAGAAAAACAAAAAGTCCAAAAAGAAACTTACATATAAAGAAATTTCTCAAGAACGTGCAAAAGAAGCTAGTATTGCACGAAAAATTATCGTCATTGTACTTATTGTGTTAACAGCGATTATCGTTTTTGGTGGTTTTAGTGGCTATAAATTCGTAAAAAATGGCGTATCACCGGTTGATCCGGATAGTGAAGAATCGATCGATGTTACGATTCCTTTAGGATCATCAAGTTCAGATATTGCTACTATCTTAGAAGACGAAGGCATTATTGCAAATAGTTTAATATATCGTTTTTACATTAAATTTAATAATGCTTCCGATTTTCAAGCAGGAGAATATACCTTATCACCTTCCATGACATTGGCAGAAATTACTGCAGAGTTGGAAACAGGTTCACTTCAGCAGGAAGCCCAATTACGTGTTACGGTACCGGAAGGAAGAAGTATGGAAGAAATTGCATCGATCTTTCAAGAACATGCAGGGATCGACAGTGAAGAATTTTTAGAAAAAATGACAGATCAGTCGTATATGGAAAAATTGATCGAACAATATCCGAACATCTTAACCGAAGAGATTTTAGAGGAAGATATTATTTATCCATTAGAAGGGTATTTATTTCCGGCAACATATGAATTTTATACGGATGATCCCACACTAGATGAGATAATTACACAAATGTTAAATAAAACGAACGATGTCGTTGTCGCATATTATGATCAGATAGATGCATTAGATTTCTCCATCCATGAAATAATTACTTTAGCTTCCTTAGTAGAGGAAGAGGCGCCAACAGAAGAGGATAGAAGAGAAATAGCAGGCGTTTTTTATAATCGATTGGATGAGGGTATGAAGTTACAAACAGATCCTACTGTCATTTATGCCCATCGTGAACATATCCCAAGATTAACGTATGATCATTATGAAATAGATTCACCATATAATACCTATCAAGTACAGGGATTACCAGTTGGTCCGATTGCTAATTTTGGAGAAAGTTCTTTAGCTGCAGTACTTGAACCTGATGAAACTAACTACTTATATTTCTTAGCTGATTCAGATGGGAATGTACATTATTCAACCACGTATGAAGAACATCAAAAATTGGAAGATCAATATATTCATAACGAATAG
- a CDS encoding tetratricopeptide repeat protein, whose amino-acid sequence MAEIDQGIQYMKEGKLEDAAQYFTDAIEKNPQDPVHYINFGNLLLHMKDYERAERFYQKATELDEKAATAYYGLGNVHFEQENYDSAKEQFQKAISLGLEEADPYFMLGMTFLYDEQFKLSLPYLQRASELSPDDADVQFQYGLALAQTGQLDYAKSTFKKVLESQKEHSDAHYNLGVIALYDEHIDQALEHFNQALEIQPDHLLAGNGKKQIEKMLEENE is encoded by the coding sequence ATGGCAGAAATTGATCAAGGGATTCAGTATATGAAAGAAGGTAAGCTGGAAGATGCAGCACAATACTTCACAGATGCAATTGAAAAAAATCCACAGGATCCCGTTCATTATATAAACTTTGGCAATCTACTTTTACATATGAAAGATTATGAGCGAGCTGAACGATTTTACCAAAAGGCAACAGAGCTTGATGAAAAAGCAGCAACAGCCTACTACGGGTTGGGCAATGTACATTTTGAACAAGAAAATTACGATTCGGCAAAAGAACAATTCCAGAAAGCAATTAGTCTAGGCTTGGAAGAAGCAGATCCGTATTTTATGTTAGGAATGACGTTTTTATATGATGAGCAGTTTAAATTATCGCTTCCATATCTGCAACGAGCAAGTGAGTTAAGTCCAGATGATGCCGATGTTCAGTTTCAATACGGATTGGCGCTAGCCCAAACCGGACAGCTAGACTATGCTAAATCTACTTTTAAAAAAGTATTAGAGTCACAAAAAGAACATAGTGATGCTCATTATAATTTAGGTGTTATCGCCTTATATGATGAACACATTGATCAGGCATTGGAACATTTTAATCAGGCACTTGAAATTCAACCTGATCACTTATTAGCTGGAAATGGTAAAAAGCAAATTGAAAAAATGCTCGAAGAAAACGAGTAA